One Serinicoccus chungangensis genomic window carries:
- a CDS encoding sensor histidine kinase: protein MLGHSLTVVTVKTELAQRLIDVDPAAAKQELAEVQDLSRQALAEIRATVGGLRVARLADELEAARVALAGAGIQMAVCGAVTDVDPRHRITLAWVLREAVTNVVRHSGASRCTVELGESSLRVLDDGVGGALVEGNGLCGAGERVRQAGGQLTVGPRRDAAGTALEVRW from the coding sequence GTGCTGGGGCACTCGCTGACCGTGGTGACGGTCAAGACCGAGTTGGCGCAGCGGCTCATCGACGTCGATCCGGCGGCGGCGAAGCAGGAGCTCGCCGAGGTGCAGGACCTGTCCCGTCAGGCGCTCGCCGAGATCCGCGCGACCGTCGGCGGTCTGCGGGTGGCGCGGCTGGCGGATGAGCTCGAGGCGGCGCGGGTCGCCCTGGCGGGGGCGGGGATCCAGATGGCGGTATGCGGTGCCGTCACCGATGTCGACCCTCGGCACCGCATCACCCTGGCCTGGGTCCTGCGGGAGGCGGTGACCAACGTGGTGCGCCACAGCGGGGCGAGTCGGTGCACCGTGGAGCTCGGCGAGTCGTCCCTGCGGGTGCTCGACGACGGCGTGGGCGGGGCACTGGTCGAGGGCAACGGCCTGTGCGGTGCCGGTGAACGGGTGCGCCAGGCGGGTGGGCAGCTGACCGTCGGTCCACGGAGAGATGCAGCAGGGACGGCTCTGGAGGTGCGGTGGTGA
- a CDS encoding response regulator transcription factor yields the protein MIRLLLADDQALVRGALAALLDLERDMQVVAQVGRGDEVLEAVRSASPDVCLLDIEMPGRDGIGVLEELREQGMPTRCLMVTTFGRPGYLRRAMDAGARGFVVKDTPAPELAEAVRRVHAGVRVVDPALATESLLGGPNPLTEREREALRAALDGSPVQVIAGRLYLSPGTVRNYLSSAIGKTGTTTRVEAARFAEDRGWL from the coding sequence GTGATCCGGTTGCTCCTGGCGGACGACCAGGCCCTGGTGCGGGGAGCGCTGGCGGCGCTCCTTGACCTGGAGCGCGACATGCAGGTGGTCGCCCAGGTCGGACGCGGGGATGAGGTGCTGGAGGCGGTGCGCAGCGCCTCGCCCGACGTGTGCCTGCTCGACATCGAGATGCCAGGACGGGACGGCATCGGTGTCCTCGAGGAGCTGCGGGAGCAGGGTATGCCGACCCGCTGCCTCATGGTCACGACGTTCGGCAGACCCGGGTACCTCCGGCGGGCGATGGACGCCGGGGCCCGCGGCTTCGTCGTGAAGGACACGCCCGCCCCCGAGCTGGCCGAGGCGGTGCGGCGGGTGCACGCCGGGGTGCGTGTCGTCGACCCCGCGCTGGCGACCGAGTCGCTGCTCGGCGGGCCGAACCCGCTCACCGAGCGCGAGCGAGAGGCCCTACGTGCGGCGCTGGACGGCTCACCGGTCCAGGTCATCGCCGGCCGGCTCTACCTCTCGCCCGGGACGGTGCGCAACTACCTCTCGTCGGCGATCGGGAAGACCGGGACCACGACCCGGGTCGAGGCGGCGAGGTTCGCCGAGGACCGCGGGTGGCTCTGA
- a CDS encoding DUF6318 family protein → MRRTAIIAAAASLVLLPACTESNEPSPMPTSEDALTTATESPEEPDDVAVTSEPDETAEETEEPAAEGPPEMPAEAEEQTEEGAVAFALHYIEVLNSAMTRPEVGLLEPLALDSCATCDNFEELIAYGAGENEYLARPMVDTGEPQSIFTGETARVLLPAEQTAQPFLRDGDPVDRALEQQELSLVVRVSWQDGWLVESITID, encoded by the coding sequence GTGAGACGCACCGCCATCATCGCCGCCGCTGCCAGCCTGGTGCTGCTCCCCGCCTGCACGGAGAGCAACGAGCCCTCCCCCATGCCCACGTCGGAGGACGCGCTCACGACCGCGACCGAGTCACCCGAGGAGCCCGACGACGTGGCCGTCACGTCAGAGCCGGACGAGACCGCCGAGGAGACGGAGGAACCGGCGGCGGAGGGGCCTCCGGAGATGCCGGCCGAGGCGGAGGAGCAGACCGAGGAAGGGGCGGTGGCGTTCGCGCTCCATTACATCGAGGTGCTCAACTCCGCGATGACCCGTCCCGAAGTTGGTTTACTTGAGCCACTTGCCCTGGATAGTTGCGCGACCTGCGACAACTTCGAAGAACTTATTGCTTACGGCGCCGGCGAGAACGAATATCTGGCTCGGCCCATGGTGGACACTGGTGAACCACAATCTATCTTCACCGGCGAAACCGCTCGCGTCCTGCTACCAGCCGAGCAAACTGCCCAACCCTTTCTGCGGGATGGTGACCCGGTAGATCGGGCGCTTGAGCAACAAGAGTTGTCGCTTGTTGTCCGAGTTTCGTGGCAAGACGGGTGGCTAGTAGAAAGCATCACAATTGACTGA
- the nrdR gene encoding transcriptional regulator NrdR, producing MHCPFCRHTDSKVVDSRVQEEGTVIRRRRQCPECGRRFGTVETATLSVIKRSGATEPFSRDKVISGARKACQGRPVSDAQLQLLAQQVEESIRSLGQAEVDAHEVGLAILEPLKALDEVAYLRFASVYQAFDNLDDFESAITLLRSERDVEAASPGHQP from the coding sequence ATGCACTGCCCGTTCTGCCGTCATACCGACTCCAAGGTCGTCGACAGCCGCGTCCAGGAGGAGGGGACCGTCATCCGCCGGCGTCGCCAGTGCCCGGAGTGCGGGCGTCGTTTCGGCACCGTCGAGACCGCGACCCTCTCGGTCATCAAGCGCTCCGGCGCGACCGAGCCGTTCAGCCGCGACAAGGTGATCTCCGGCGCCCGCAAGGCGTGCCAGGGGCGCCCGGTCTCCGACGCCCAGCTGCAGCTCCTCGCGCAGCAGGTGGAGGAGTCGATCCGCTCGCTGGGGCAGGCCGAGGTGGACGCGCACGAGGTCGGTCTGGCCATCCTCGAGCCGCTCAAGGCGCTCGACGAGGTCGCCTACCTGCGGTTCGCGTCCGTCTACCAGGCGTTCGACAACCTCGACGACTTCGAGTCGGCGATCACGCTGCTGCGCTCCGAGCGCGACGTGGAGGCCGCCTCGCCGGGACACCAGCCCTAG
- a CDS encoding vitamin B12-dependent ribonucleotide reductase, producing the protein MTETTGAKTRARRGGKGLTIERIFTTPGVHPYDQVTWEKRDVVQTNWKTGDTIFEQRGVEFPDFWSANASTIVTTKYFRGAVGTDARETGLKQLIDRVVLTYVKAGKEHGYFATDEDAEIFEHELTYALVHQVFSFNSPVWFNVGTQSPQQVSACFILSVDDSMDSILNWYKEEGFIFKGGSGAGLNLSRIRSSKELLSSGGTASGPVSFMRGADASAGTIKSGGATRRAAKMVVLDVDHPDIEEFIDTKAREEDKIRALRDAGFDMDLGGNDIVSVQYQNANNSVRVSDEFMRAVEEEAEFGLTSRKDGSVVTTVDAKHLFTKMAQAAWECADPGIQYDGTINDWHTNPETGRITASNPCSEYMSLDNSSCNLASLNLMKFLREDDTFDVETYQKVAELVITAMDISICFADFPTDPIGETTRNYRQLGIGYANLGALLMATGHGYDSEGGRALAASLTSLLTGAAYKRSAELAGVVGPYNGYARNADAHKRVMRKHQAANDEIRTLHTMDSSVHKAATKAWDAVVKTGEKNGYRNAQASVLAPTGTIGFMMDCDTTGIEPDFSLVKFKKLVGGGSMQIVNQTIPRALNRLGYADETIEAIVEFIAEKGHVIDAPGLKPEHYEVFDCAMGARAIRPMGHVRMMAAVQPFLSGAISKTVNLPESATVEDIAEVYLQGWKMGLKALAVYRDNCKVGQPLSDGKADKEKKADEVEAPVEKVVEYRPVRKRLPKRRSSQTTSFAVGGAEGYLTAGTYESGDLGELFLKFGKQGSTLAGVMDAFSIAVSIGLQYGVPLETFVEKFTNLRFEPAGMTDDPDVRMAQSIMDYVFRRLALDYLDFETRSFMGIHTAEERARQLETGSYAPLEPSNDDDDYEDELENYSQSAATTPAKKADKVEKVADQSGAGAADARKVDPEIHSSAELLEQFQGKVADAPICMTCGTKMRPAGSCYVCEGCGSTSGCS; encoded by the coding sequence ATGACAGAGACGACCGGGGCGAAGACGCGCGCACGCCGGGGCGGCAAGGGCCTCACCATCGAGCGCATCTTCACCACGCCTGGTGTCCACCCCTACGACCAGGTCACCTGGGAGAAGCGGGACGTCGTCCAGACCAACTGGAAGACCGGCGACACGATCTTCGAGCAGCGCGGTGTGGAGTTCCCGGACTTCTGGTCGGCCAACGCCTCGACCATCGTCACGACGAAGTACTTCCGCGGCGCCGTCGGCACCGACGCCCGCGAGACCGGTCTCAAGCAGCTCATCGACCGGGTCGTCCTCACCTACGTCAAGGCGGGCAAGGAGCACGGCTACTTCGCGACCGACGAGGACGCCGAGATCTTCGAGCACGAGCTGACGTATGCCCTCGTGCACCAGGTCTTCTCGTTCAACTCTCCCGTGTGGTTCAACGTCGGCACCCAGAGCCCGCAGCAGGTCAGCGCCTGCTTCATCCTCTCGGTCGACGACTCGATGGACTCGATCCTCAACTGGTACAAGGAGGAGGGCTTCATCTTCAAGGGCGGCTCGGGCGCCGGCCTCAACCTCTCCCGCATCCGCTCCTCCAAGGAGCTGCTGTCCTCCGGTGGCACCGCCTCCGGCCCGGTCTCCTTCATGCGCGGCGCCGACGCCTCCGCGGGCACCATCAAGTCCGGTGGCGCCACCCGCCGCGCGGCCAAGATGGTCGTCCTGGACGTCGACCACCCCGACATCGAGGAGTTCATCGACACCAAGGCGCGCGAGGAGGACAAGATCCGCGCGCTGCGTGACGCCGGCTTCGACATGGACCTCGGCGGCAACGACATCGTCTCGGTGCAGTACCAGAACGCCAACAACTCGGTGCGTGTCTCCGACGAGTTCATGCGTGCGGTGGAGGAGGAGGCCGAGTTCGGCCTGACCTCCCGCAAGGACGGCTCGGTCGTCACCACGGTCGACGCCAAGCACCTCTTCACCAAGATGGCGCAGGCCGCGTGGGAGTGCGCCGACCCGGGCATCCAGTACGACGGCACCATCAACGACTGGCACACCAACCCCGAGACCGGTCGCATCACCGCGTCCAACCCCTGCTCCGAATACATGTCGCTGGACAACTCCAGCTGCAACCTCGCCTCGCTCAACCTCATGAAGTTCCTGCGCGAGGACGACACCTTCGACGTGGAGACCTACCAGAAGGTCGCCGAGCTGGTCATCACCGCGATGGACATCTCGATCTGCTTCGCGGACTTCCCGACCGACCCGATCGGTGAGACCACCCGCAACTACCGCCAGCTCGGCATTGGCTACGCCAACCTCGGCGCGCTGCTCATGGCGACCGGTCACGGCTACGACTCCGAGGGCGGCCGCGCGCTCGCCGCGTCGCTCACCTCGCTGCTCACCGGCGCCGCCTACAAGCGCTCCGCCGAGCTCGCCGGCGTCGTCGGCCCCTACAACGGGTATGCCCGCAACGCCGACGCGCACAAGCGCGTCATGCGCAAGCACCAGGCGGCGAACGACGAGATCCGCACCCTTCACACCATGGACTCCTCGGTCCACAAGGCCGCGACCAAGGCCTGGGACGCCGTCGTCAAGACGGGGGAGAAGAACGGCTACCGCAACGCGCAGGCCTCCGTGCTCGCCCCGACCGGCACCATCGGCTTCATGATGGACTGCGACACCACCGGCATCGAGCCCGACTTCTCGCTGGTGAAGTTCAAGAAGCTTGTCGGTGGCGGCTCGATGCAGATCGTCAACCAGACCATCCCGCGGGCACTCAACCGCCTCGGGTATGCCGACGAGACCATCGAGGCGATCGTCGAGTTCATCGCCGAGAAGGGGCACGTCATCGACGCCCCGGGCCTCAAGCCCGAGCACTACGAGGTCTTCGACTGCGCGATGGGCGCCCGGGCGATCCGCCCCATGGGCCACGTGCGGATGATGGCCGCGGTGCAGCCGTTCCTGTCCGGTGCCATCTCCAAGACGGTCAACCTGCCGGAGTCGGCGACCGTCGAGGACATCGCCGAGGTCTACCTTCAGGGCTGGAAGATGGGCCTCAAGGCGCTCGCCGTCTACCGCGACAACTGCAAGGTCGGCCAGCCGCTGTCCGACGGCAAGGCCGACAAGGAGAAGAAGGCCGACGAGGTCGAGGCTCCCGTCGAGAAGGTCGTCGAGTACCGCCCGGTCCGCAAGCGGCTCCCCAAGCGCCGGTCCAGCCAGACCACGAGCTTCGCCGTGGGCGGCGCGGAGGGCTACCTCACCGCCGGCACCTACGAGAGCGGTGACCTGGGCGAGCTGTTCCTGAAGTTCGGCAAGCAGGGTTCGACCCTGGCCGGTGTCATGGACGCCTTCTCCATCGCCGTGTCGATCGGGCTGCAGTACGGCGTGCCGCTGGAGACCTTCGTCGAGAAGTTCACCAACCTGCGCTTCGAGCCGGCCGGTATGACGGATGACCCGGACGTGCGTATGGCGCAGTCGATCATGGACTACGTCTTCCGCCGCCTGGCTCTGGACTACCTGGACTTCGAGACCCGCTCGTTCATGGGCATCCACACCGCGGAGGAGCGGGCCCGCCAGCTCGAGACCGGGTCGTACGCCCCGCTCGAGCCGTCGAACGACGACGACGACTACGAGGACGAGCTGGAGAACTACAGCCAGTCCGCCGCCACCACGCCGGCCAAGAAGGCCGACAAGGTGGAGAAGGTCGCCGACCAGTCGGGCGCCGGTGCCGCCGACGCGCGCAAGGTCGACCCAGAGATCCACTCCTCGGCTGAGCTGCTCGAGCAGTTCCAGGGCAAGGTCGCCGACGCGCCGATCTGCATGACCTGCGGGACGAAGATGCGTCCGGCTGGCTCGTGCTACGTCTGCGAGGGCTGCGGGAGCACCAGCGGCTGCAGCTGA
- a CDS encoding HNH endonuclease, which translates to MRRYVERVTKQRLHQPVFRSSVLRAYGRRCAVCAIAHGSLLDAAHIVPDSHELGEASVRNGLSLCKLHHAAFDSGIMGVRPDLTVQIRRDILEEVDGPMLRHGLQARHAQSLMVVPSRRAERPDTSLLSVAYERFTSRQAMA; encoded by the coding sequence ATGCGCAGGTATGTCGAACGAGTGACAAAGCAGCGTCTGCATCAACCGGTCTTCCGGTCTTCGGTTCTTCGCGCCTACGGCCGTCGATGTGCGGTTTGCGCCATCGCTCACGGTTCATTGCTTGACGCTGCACACATCGTCCCGGATAGTCACGAACTTGGAGAAGCCTCCGTTCGCAATGGGTTGTCCCTGTGCAAGCTGCACCATGCCGCGTTCGACTCTGGGATCATGGGCGTCAGGCCAGATCTCACAGTCCAGATACGCAGAGACATTCTCGAAGAGGTTGACGGTCCTATGCTCAGGCATGGGCTCCAGGCGCGACATGCGCAATCGCTGATGGTGGTTCCCTCCCGGCGAGCCGAGCGGCCAGACACCTCTCTTCTCAGCGTTGCCTATGAGCGATTTACCTCGCGACAGGCGATGGCATAG
- a CDS encoding ROK family transcriptional regulator: MAWFTSVVRTSDVFELLRDGRPRTRAQLAEETGMARSTVAARVDVLLRMGLVAPVGGARSTGGRPPALIAMNPAARVVAGVDVGATHAVAALTDLAGTVLGERRAELDVADGPEAVLGWVTSVVGELLEDARRPVGELAAVGLGLPGPVEHSTGRPINPPIMPGWDRYDVPAHLQRTYPVPVLVDNDVNIMALGERGAYLPSVDDLIFVKVATGIGAGIISGSRLQRGAQGTAGDLGHVRVSSGEGVMCRCGNEGCLEAIAAGPALAAALAEGGVAVDSTAGVVELVRAGNAAAVQEVRRAGRDIGEVLATMVNLMNPSAVVIGGRLAEAGEHLLAGIREVVYQRSLPLATEHLRIVASKAGAQAGVLGAATMAADHVLSPEAIEAASMGVA, encoded by the coding sequence GTGGCGTGGTTCACTTCCGTGGTGCGCACCAGCGATGTCTTCGAGCTCCTGAGGGATGGTCGTCCGCGCACGCGTGCGCAGCTCGCCGAGGAGACGGGGATGGCGCGGAGCACCGTCGCGGCGCGGGTGGACGTGCTGCTGCGGATGGGCCTGGTGGCGCCTGTGGGCGGGGCGCGGTCGACCGGAGGGCGGCCTCCGGCGCTCATCGCGATGAACCCCGCCGCACGGGTCGTGGCCGGGGTGGACGTCGGTGCGACGCACGCCGTGGCCGCGCTGACCGACCTGGCCGGGACGGTGCTCGGCGAGAGGCGGGCCGAGCTCGACGTGGCCGACGGGCCGGAGGCGGTGCTCGGCTGGGTGACGTCGGTGGTCGGTGAGCTGCTGGAGGACGCGCGGCGTCCGGTGGGTGAGCTGGCGGCGGTGGGCCTCGGGCTGCCGGGGCCGGTCGAGCACTCGACCGGGCGGCCGATCAACCCGCCGATCATGCCCGGGTGGGACCGGTATGACGTGCCCGCCCACCTGCAGCGGACCTATCCCGTGCCCGTGCTCGTCGACAACGACGTCAACATCATGGCGCTGGGCGAGCGGGGCGCCTACCTGCCGTCGGTGGACGACCTCATCTTCGTCAAGGTGGCCACGGGCATCGGCGCCGGCATCATCTCGGGCTCACGGCTGCAGCGGGGGGCGCAGGGCACGGCCGGCGACCTCGGGCACGTGCGGGTCAGCAGCGGCGAGGGCGTCATGTGCCGGTGCGGCAACGAGGGGTGCCTCGAGGCCATCGCGGCTGGGCCGGCGCTGGCCGCTGCCTTGGCGGAGGGGGGCGTGGCGGTCGACTCGACGGCGGGGGTGGTCGAGCTGGTGCGGGCCGGCAACGCCGCGGCCGTGCAGGAGGTGCGGCGGGCCGGGCGCGACATCGGCGAGGTGCTCGCCACCATGGTGAACCTCATGAACCCCTCCGCCGTCGTCATCGGCGGGCGCCTCGCGGAGGCCGGCGAGCACCTGCTGGCTGGAATCCGGGAAGTCGTCTACCAGCGGTCCCTGCCGCTGGCAACTGAGCACCTGCGGATCGTGGCCTCCAAGGCGGGGGCGCAGGCGGGTGTGCTCGGTGCTGCCACCATGGCAGCCGATCACGTGCTCTCCCCCGAGGCTATTGAGGCCGCCAGCATGGGGGTGGCGTGA
- a CDS encoding sugar ABC transporter ATP-binding protein: MTSNDAVAPTASTPTQPVLRATGLTKRFFGNAVLEDVTLELHPGQVHGLVGENGAGKSTLMKVLAGVHQPDEGTVEIGGQTQHFSHPIQAQQAGLSTVFQEFNLLPDRTVAENIYLGREPRRGPLVDTAAMRRDTTELLDGLGVTGLDAERTVRSLSVAEQQIVEIAKAVSYDSRIISMDEPTAALADHEVELLYAIIRRLLDRDVAILYVSHRLKEIFDLCDTITVLKDGQQVTTQPAAELDEGALVRLMVGREMSAFFPEPTPGTEVGEAVLTLSGSGNGYVDGVDLTLRAGEIVGLAGLQGSGRTELVESVFGVTPLTRGTLTLDGETTTIGSPRQAIRRGLALITEDRKAKGLALGQSVLDNALGVVRSVFPGRTGEARSSMPGVLSSLEVAARSLDQEVQFLSGGNQQKVVLARWLSVNPRVMLMDEPTRGIDVGAKHAIYELMRGLAADGVGILMVSSELPEVIGMSDRILVMRDGRLAGELPRGATEEDVLALATGADEHEEVVA, encoded by the coding sequence GTGACGTCCAACGACGCCGTCGCACCGACGGCCAGCACCCCGACGCAGCCCGTCCTGCGGGCCACCGGGCTGACCAAGCGCTTCTTCGGCAACGCCGTCCTCGAGGACGTGACCCTCGAGCTGCACCCGGGTCAGGTGCACGGCCTCGTGGGGGAGAACGGCGCCGGCAAGTCCACCCTCATGAAGGTCCTCGCCGGCGTGCACCAGCCCGACGAGGGCACCGTCGAGATCGGTGGGCAGACCCAGCACTTCTCCCACCCGATCCAGGCCCAGCAGGCCGGCCTGTCGACCGTCTTCCAGGAGTTCAACCTCCTCCCGGACCGCACGGTCGCGGAGAACATCTACCTCGGCCGCGAGCCGCGGCGCGGCCCGCTCGTCGACACCGCCGCGATGCGCCGCGACACCACCGAGCTCCTCGACGGCCTCGGCGTCACCGGCCTCGACGCGGAGCGGACCGTGCGCTCCCTGTCGGTCGCCGAGCAGCAGATCGTCGAGATCGCCAAGGCCGTGAGCTACGACTCGCGCATCATCTCCATGGACGAGCCGACCGCCGCGCTCGCCGACCACGAGGTCGAGCTGCTCTACGCCATCATCCGCAGGCTCCTCGACCGCGACGTCGCCATCCTCTACGTCTCCCACCGGCTCAAGGAGATCTTCGACCTCTGCGACACCATCACCGTCCTCAAGGACGGCCAGCAGGTCACCACCCAGCCGGCCGCCGAGCTCGACGAGGGCGCGCTCGTCCGCCTCATGGTCGGCCGCGAGATGTCCGCGTTCTTCCCCGAGCCCACCCCCGGCACCGAGGTGGGGGAGGCCGTGCTCACCCTCTCGGGCTCCGGCAACGGGTATGTCGACGGCGTCGACCTCACGCTGCGCGCCGGCGAGATCGTCGGCCTGGCCGGGCTGCAGGGCTCGGGCCGCACCGAGCTCGTCGAGTCGGTCTTCGGCGTCACCCCGCTCACCCGCGGCACCCTGACCCTGGACGGCGAGACCACGACCATCGGCTCGCCCCGCCAGGCGATCCGCCGCGGCCTCGCCCTCATCACCGAGGACCGCAAGGCCAAGGGCCTCGCGCTCGGCCAGTCCGTCCTCGACAACGCCCTCGGGGTGGTCCGCTCCGTCTTCCCCGGTCGCACGGGCGAGGCCCGCTCGAGCATGCCCGGGGTCCTGTCCTCGCTCGAGGTCGCCGCCCGCTCGCTGGACCAGGAGGTGCAGTTCCTCTCGGGCGGCAACCAGCAGAAGGTCGTCCTGGCCCGCTGGCTGTCGGTGAACCCCCGCGTCATGCTCATGGACGAGCCCACCCGCGGCATCGACGTCGGCGCCAAGCACGCGATCTACGAGCTCATGCGCGGCCTGGCCGCCGACGGCGTCGGCATCCTCATGGTCTCCAGCGAGCTGCCCGAGGTCATCGGGATGTCCGACCGCATCCTCGTCATGCGCGACGGCCGCCTCGCCGGCGAGCTGCCCCGCGGCGCCACCGAGGAGGACGTCCTCGCCCTGGCGACCGGCGCCGACGAGCACGAGGAGGTCGTCGCGTGA
- a CDS encoding ABC transporter permease — protein MNALARLRPTRLTSTGIVYLVLVLVLVLGAIITAAAGRNFFSAGNISAILTGTSILGFIAIGQTLVILAGSLDLSVPYVASLASLLGGVTMAGQTGNIPLAVVTALGVAALIGLVNGLVVAYLHVHGFIATLGMGLILAGYLGTNYKGSAGSAPRDFRLIGALNIGPVPLSTIIMLGCAVLVILLLRRTRIGHHLYAVGGSKDVARLSGVRTQPPVVLAHVLCSVLAGMAGLLLLARLSVGSPTIGTQGGYDLMSIAAVVLGGTVLAGGKGNILGTLGGVAIFAVMDNVMGVMQLNAFLQDVVRGLVIVVAVAVYARRNADLRPARFERSRAARHTSAPTTAGGAA, from the coding sequence GTGAACGCCCTCGCCCGCCTCCGGCCCACCCGCCTCACCAGCACGGGCATCGTCTACCTCGTCCTCGTGCTGGTCCTCGTCCTGGGCGCGATCATCACCGCCGCCGCGGGCCGCAACTTCTTCAGCGCCGGCAACATCTCGGCCATCCTCACCGGCACGAGCATCCTCGGCTTCATCGCCATCGGCCAGACCCTCGTCATCCTCGCCGGCAGCCTCGACCTCTCGGTGCCCTACGTCGCCAGCCTCGCCAGCCTCCTCGGCGGCGTCACGATGGCCGGCCAGACCGGCAACATCCCGCTGGCCGTCGTCACCGCCCTCGGCGTGGCCGCCCTCATCGGCCTGGTCAACGGCCTGGTCGTCGCCTACCTCCACGTCCACGGCTTCATCGCCACCCTGGGCATGGGCCTCATCCTGGCCGGCTACCTCGGCACCAACTACAAGGGCTCGGCCGGCTCGGCCCCCCGCGACTTCCGCCTCATCGGTGCCCTCAACATCGGCCCGGTGCCGCTCTCGACGATCATCATGCTCGGCTGCGCCGTGCTGGTGATCCTCCTGCTGCGCCGCACCCGCATCGGCCACCACCTGTATGCCGTCGGCGGCAGCAAGGACGTCGCCCGCCTCTCCGGGGTCCGCACCCAGCCGCCCGTCGTGCTCGCGCACGTCCTGTGCTCGGTGCTCGCCGGGATGGCCGGGCTGCTCCTGCTGGCCCGCCTCTCGGTCGGCAGCCCCACCATCGGCACCCAGGGCGGCTACGACCTCATGTCCATCGCCGCCGTCGTCCTCGGCGGCACCGTCCTGGCCGGCGGCAAGGGCAACATCCTCGGCACCCTCGGCGGCGTCGCGATCTTCGCCGTCATGGACAACGTCATGGGCGTCATGCAGCTCAACGCCTTCCTCCAGGACGTCGTCCGCGGTCTGGTCATCGTCGTCGCCGTCGCGGTCTACGCCCGCCGCAACGCCGACCTCCGCCCGGCCCGCTTCGAGCGCTCGCGCGCGGCACGGCATACCTCCGCCCCCACCACCGCAGGAGGTGCGGCATGA
- a CDS encoding ABC transporter permease, translating into MSTAEATTTRGATLPMSEGGTAGQIGRALRTPGGAVFVLVAVLLVCVIAANPNFGEPGSLIRFIGRTAPIAIAAMGQYFVIVSGEFDLSMGSVVTMQVVLAGNFIGQDESRVLPVMVLMVVLGTLVGVVNGLATTLLKVPSFIVTLGTMLALSGLVLYLTGGAATGNPIDSFRQIGRGGIEGVPVLEVIPYPAIILLVLAVAAVWLMRRPFGRTLVAVGDNPQAVHLSGSATWWLKTRAFILSSLAATVAGIILVGYAGVHPSVGQGYEFTAITAVVVGGVVLGGGRGWVLSAAAGAFALELLFTLLNFVGVASTWRDTVQGVIIIVAVAIGARAWQGGRRRRSAEPTTPGAEQRHTESATTTPPDPGTT; encoded by the coding sequence ATGAGCACCGCCGAGGCCACCACGACCCGCGGCGCGACCCTGCCGATGAGCGAGGGCGGCACCGCCGGACAGATCGGGCGCGCCCTGCGCACCCCCGGGGGGGCGGTCTTCGTCCTCGTCGCCGTCCTGCTCGTCTGCGTCATCGCCGCGAACCCCAACTTCGGCGAGCCCGGCTCGCTCATCCGCTTCATCGGCCGCACGGCGCCGATCGCCATCGCCGCGATGGGGCAGTACTTCGTCATCGTCTCCGGCGAGTTCGACCTGTCCATGGGCTCGGTCGTGACGATGCAGGTGGTCCTCGCCGGCAACTTCATCGGCCAGGACGAGAGCCGGGTGCTCCCGGTCATGGTCCTCATGGTCGTCCTCGGCACGCTCGTCGGGGTGGTCAACGGGCTCGCGACGACCCTGCTCAAGGTCCCCAGCTTCATCGTCACCCTCGGCACGATGCTCGCGCTCTCCGGCCTGGTGCTCTACCTCACCGGCGGCGCGGCCACCGGCAACCCGATCGACTCGTTCCGGCAGATCGGCCGCGGCGGCATCGAGGGTGTCCCGGTCCTCGAGGTCATCCCCTACCCGGCGATCATCCTGCTGGTCCTCGCGGTCGCCGCGGTCTGGCTCATGCGCCGCCCCTTCGGCCGCACCCTGGTCGCCGTCGGCGACAACCCGCAGGCCGTGCACCTGTCCGGCTCGGCGACCTGGTGGCTCAAGACCCGCGCGTTCATCCTGTCCTCGCTGGCCGCCACCGTCGCCGGCATCATCCTCGTCGGGTATGCCGGGGTGCACCCCTCCGTCGGCCAGGGCTACGAGTTCACCGCGATCACCGCGGTGGTCGTCGGCGGCGTCGTGCTCGGCGGCGGGCGCGGCTGGGTCCTCTCGGCCGCCGCCGGCGCCTTCGCGCTCGAGCTGCTCTTCACCCTGCTCAACTTCGTCGGTGTCGCCTCCACCTGGAGGGACACCGTGCAGGGCGTCATCATCATCGTCGCCGTCGCGATCGGGGCCCGCGCCTGGCAGGGCGGCCGCCGACGACGCAGCGCCGAACCCACCACCCCGGGTGCCGAGCAACGGCATACCGAGTCCGCAACCACCACCCCGCCCGACCCGGGCACCACCTAA